The Helianthus annuus cultivar XRQ/B chromosome 11, HanXRQr2.0-SUNRISE, whole genome shotgun sequence region aatggcatgtgattagcatgtgcacctttgtttggatcttcctattttacccctcctggtagttccaaggcctctattatttacaaaaatgccaccgcatcaatctcagccacaaaccactaagaaCTTATGGCagagaatcgttctcaccgttctcacactttagaggttctctcctgatcctgttcctatatatatatagagagagagaaacgagttcaggagagaacggtgaaaagtgtgagaacggtgagaacggatcctggcccaacacgtggcaggGGGCCCTAATTGTTATGCGGGGGTACGATTGTCCTTTTATACGTTCCTTTCTTATTCGCGTTATAAAtctttttcaaattaaaactccAAAGATTTATTGTTAGCTGTTACCTCCTTTGCAAGCTTTCTCAGATCTATGGCGTTTAACATGGATTTTGTTCGACAAAGTAAAATTCGTTGGTGTTTTCTATTTTTCGTTCCAGCAAATCATGCAACAGATATGGCGTTTTGTTCTTTTATCATTGTTCTATGGcgttttttgtattattatttttataatgtgTTGTATGATTTTCAATAGCGTTATtcaattatgcaatttaatcgcGTTTTAATTGATATTTAATCTATTAATAAGAACTGCAATTGGAGTTTTCGATATTAATTTTAATTACCGTTTACGTTCTAGTGTATTTCTTATGTTTTTACGATCATTAGCGTTTTTCGTCtatttgattagttttgaattttatttattagtatttGTGAATATAAGTTATTACTATTTTGTTATTTTGTGTAAACATTAGTTTTGTTAATTTTGGGGTTTTTATTATGATattatattttgttaattatttcTGTTGTTAAGTGTTTTTAATTATTCATCTCATTGCTTTTTTTATCATGTCatttttaaattatgtgtttattatgtcttgtttattattcaattaatggcgttttaatgtATAATGTTATTACGAGACATCACTCTGTTTTTCTGATTTTTCTATTCCTCTCTGTGTTTTCTCAGACAAAGCATCTTCCTCGAGTCAAAGGCATTGCCCCAAAACTGGATTATCATGTATCATTCCTGACGTCAGTGAAGAATTAAAGCCCAGAAAGGAAATGCTATTCTCAAGCCTTGATGATTGTTATTCAATGTATATTAAGTATACCAAGGAGTGTGGGTTTTCAATCAGGAAAGGGACTACAAAGACAAACTCTAAAGGTGTCTTACATATTAAGTATTTCTTGTGTACGAGAGCTGGGGTATATAAGGACAAGAAGGTTGATACGTTCGACCCCAATCAAAAGGAGTGAGTAGTTCGATCTAACTTTTCAAAGAGGACTGATTGTGGTGCACTGTTATGTGTAGAATTCGGGGATGGATTTTGGAAGGTGTATAAGTTTGTCGAGGAGCACAATCATGAACTTGTTGAACGTCCTGTAAGAATTTTCTTCCATCTGAATGACACCTCACTCAGCTCCAGAAGCAGGTTATACACAGCATGTCTAAGCTGAATTTGGGTCCTGTCAAggcgtttaatgttatgaagactTGTTTTGGCGGTTTTGAAGACGTGGGCGCAAGCAAAGTTGAATTTAAGAAGTATAAGAGGCAAATTAACTTGTTCATAGGGGAATATGACGCTGATATGGTTAAGAAACATTTGAATGAAAAAAAACATTCCCAGCCTAATTTCTCGTATGATTACAACACAGACGAAAAGAATCGTTTGAAGGGTCTTTTTTGGTGTGACGATCAAGCCAAACGTAATTACCACGTGTTTGgtgatgtgatttcgtttgacgCCACGTATCGTTACAACAAGTAATTTTTTATAATTCAACTtctttgtttttggcgttttattaatttACATGCAATGACGTTTTTTTActttacatgcaatggcgttttatattttacatgcaatggcgtttttatattttacatgcaatggcgttttattagcttacatgcaatggcgttttacTAGTTTACATGCAATGGTGTTTTACtagtttacatgcaatggcgttttattatTGTTTCATTTCTCATGGCGTTTTCATATGCAGATACTCTATGGTGTTTGTACCGTTCACTGGTATAGAAAATCATCACTGCAATGTTACATTTGGTGCAGCATTGTTGGCGTCTGAAACTGCTGATACGTATATTTGGTTGTTAAGAGTTTTTCTAAAAGTTGTTGGTtctcaaccaaaagttgttgtcactGACCAAGATCCAGCGATGAAAAAGGCTATTTCTGTTGTATTTGTTGACATTAGGCATCGGTTATGCATGTGGCATGTGATGCATAAACTTTCTCTGAAGGTTGTTATGCTTTTTTACCTTTGGCATTTTAGGATTCAATGCGTTTTAAGATACATGGCGTTTTGTTCCTTGTTACTgttttttaattaagttttctcttttgttttttttattttatgcaTGACGTTTTCGTGTTATTTATAGGTTGGTGTTAGGCTATGCAATTCCACCAATTTTAAAGAACGTATCTGTGGTGTTGTATGGACGGATATTCTCACACCTGAAGAGTTTGAATCAGAATAGGAAGCGGTTATTGCAGAATTCAATTTAGAAGATAGTGACTGGCTATCTGATATTTTTGCACTTAGGGAATCTTGGATCCATGCATACTATAGAATGGAGCATATGTCTGGTCTTATGCGAACGACATCCAGGTCGGAGAGTGAAAATCATTTTTTTGGTCAAGTGTGCAATTCGAAAGCTACTCTTGTTGAGTTCATGACACATTTTGAGACTGCAATAGAAGCACAGCGTCACACGCATCGTAAAAATGATCATGAATCTCGATATAAAAGACCCTAGTTGAAGAGTAGTTACAAATTGTTGGAAGGGCAAGCTGTTGATATATACACAAAAAGTATTTTTTGTGACGTTCAAGCTGAGCTTATTGGAGTTATGGATTGCATAAATCAACGTTACGAAGATCAGcctgatgggtttgttaagttttatgtAAATGACTTCCAACAGCTTTGTACATCCTTATTTGAGGTAAATAATGGTGTTttggtttttatggcgttttctgtTAATGCAGTTTTATCATATGCAATgtgttcttttctttttttagaCAAACATTCTATGCATGGCGTTATAGATATATTGTTTTTGGCATTTTTCAGGTAATGTTCCGTAAGTCTGATTGCACATGCAGTTGCTCATGCAGGCGTTTTGAACAGTTTGGTTTGCTATGTAGACATATATTCTATGTTTTGAGACTTATGGACATTAgggaatttccaaaacaatacattCTGAATAGATGGCGCAAAGAGGCCTCCCCAAACTGCTCTCCTGAATTCTCAATTAGTCGTGAATATATGACCGAGCTTGATCCTGATGTGCAAAGTATGATGCGAGATATTATTTATTCAACCGAATACACTTTGAACCGTTTATCTGGTAATAAAGAGGAgctatccttatacaaggatcatgTTTAATCTTATATGAAGAAGGTTCAAGATATGTAGATTGTTGCTCCTCCCGCTAGTTCTTGGGATAGATTTGCCGAGATAACTGGTCAATATAAAAACGACAAGAATCCAATAAGAGTCCCTGTAGGTTATAAATCCAAAGGTTCTGGTTCTCGGAAGCGCCTGAAATCTAAACAGGAGATAGCAATCGACAAAAAGAAATCAAAGTCGAAACCCAAGGCCAAAGAAAGACAGTGTCAGAACTGCAAAGCCTATCGACACTACGCATCAACATGCAAACAGGCCGTTATTAAAAGAAGATCAACAAGGTCTTCGAGAGCCAGTGAagagtagtttggcgttttgtatttgtCATTCTTACATAACACATACAGATGGTCTTTGAGAGCCAGTGTAgagtagtttggcgttttttttatTTCAATGCTATAGAACACAGACATTTCTCAGTTTGGCTTTTTTTTTTgcatctttttcttttttctatcTCTTTGTTCATAACATGCTActtaacgccaaaaaaaaaaaaactataacacCACTAAATAAAACTTCCATAAACTTCTATTTTTGGTCGTgctaaactcaataatgttttgctgaacgaaatggataacattgttaatcctcagtcaaGAAAGATGTGTAACAATGTTATCCATCCCGTTTAGCTAAACTTTATAGAGAACAAAAACAGAATCTCCATGAAATGGCTTTTTTGAAGTTTTgtggtttttgtatgttttggcgtttataTTGAGGATCTTGCTCATTACATAGAGCgaaagtttattgagaaaatagtGTATATCAAAGAAACATGAATTTGAATCTTTGATATTTTGGTTTTTTTGTCGTTTATAAGATGAATGATATAGAGGAAAATATAGGTTTTTGTGGTTTTGGTGTGGATTTTAGTAATTCTGAGAGTTTGTTTATATAGGAAGTTTTTGGCGGTATTTTAGGCGCGATTTTTATTGCAGTAAATGCTAGTAATAAAGTTCCGTCGTTTTagtactgtttgttcagctttatcggttaaaaacaaagtttggcgttttatatctatggCGTTATATTATGATGAAGTGTGCTATGTGTGTTGAGGAGGGATTTAAATAGcgtgagtttggcgttttatgttaagtcaaaagacccttttacccttaatgaagcgcgccaGATTAATAAAAGTGATTTTATATACGAAAATGCAACCGcgtcatctagtccatagattgttttgatctgacgatccataagcgttctctccgttctcacacttttgagcgttttctctaaatcctgaccctacatatatatatatatatatatatatatatatatatatatatatatatatatatatatatatatatatatatatatatatatatgtatgtatatatatatatatatgtatatatatatatatatatgtatatatatatatatatgtatatatatatatatatatatgtatgtatatatatatatatatgtatgtatgtatatatatataggggtccgctagaatgagaaccacctcgagttgtaagaaccgcgagaaccacacggtacggggcgaggtggaccaaattttttttttcaaaaacatagATGCATTTactataaacacattcgtaaaaaaaattttaaaaaaatgccgtgcgtgtagttttttacaccacaagtttgtggtttacgtgttccgtaaatttacggaactcgtaaaccacaaacttgtggtgtaaaaaactacacgcacgatatttttttttaaatattatttttacgaatgtgtttataatatatgtatctacgtttttgaaaaaaaaaattggtccacctcgcccggatcaagtagttatcgcggttcttacaacccgaggtggttctcattctagcggcccctatatatatatatatatatatatatatatatatatatatatatatatatatatatagggttaggttaacgtacaaatgcccttatcgtacattacgtacgtgatcatctcagccgtcagatcttcatcccacattgaaatcgcatattggttttttgtaacaatttcgcatgttgttttttaacatgcgatttcatcaaaattaccacatgcgaaattgttacaaaaaaacaacatgcgatttcatcaaaattatcacatgcgaaattgttacaaaaaaccaacatgcgatttcatcaaaattatcacatgcgatttcatccatgctattttataacatgcgatttcactatatcgtacgtattgtacgttaagggatattgtattttacaatttcactatatatatacatacatatatacatatatagggtagggtagggttctagagtgaacactaggttgagaatgaactgtgtgaactaatctgagccattggattacatcatctagagatttttaaacaatggcaagattgtaataTAATGTTGTAACTTCCCTTTATAATAATTGATAGAAGGGTATTTGCATCTTTTGTAAAttgcatttattaaacaatataattagaatccctaaaatctcgctagtttctgtatgtacaagatacacagttgttagtgtatacacatgtgtaaagTATCGCTagtatcagtttatacaagatacacaaatgttagtttatacacatgtgtacagtcttgctaactatcagtttatacaagttacacaactgttagtttatacatatgtgtacagtctcgctaactatcagtttatacaagttacacagctgttagtttatacacatgtgtacagtctcgctaactatcagtttatacaagatacacaattgttagtttatacacatgtgtacaatcTTTTATACATCTGTGTATTATATTCAGAAATGGTTACATATATGTGTATATTAACAACATATAGTATATTATGCATGCACGCGAGTAGATTCTtataaaaattatgaaattaatgaaaacgaaacatatcacatgtatgcaaaaataaataacttcatcatatattcaaaaaaaaaaggttaaagcccaaaaataattacaatttcaatctcagataaatttttcaatatttattgaaaattataaaaagttaaaaacattaTATTATGATATCTAGATATAAggataataaaagaaaaacaatattcaagttaaaattaaaacaaaatctatggataaagaaatgatggagaaataattaaaaatgagagagagaaagagagttaagagatgagaaaattaagggattttaattaaacataCTCGTCTAATGTCAGTCTTACCCTTTTAATCGAAAAAAtgatcaagggctaagattagttcactcagttcactctcaagaagttgttcactcttgaacctaatcctatatatatatatatatatatatatatatatatatatatatatatatatatatccgtgTATGTGTGTGTGACAATTACCAAAAtttgcatgtatccgtacaatgATTAAACAGTAATTAGTACCTTAATGATTGTGCTGATTTAAATTAATGACATGAATACTTTCTGATTACtgttatcatacatacatgtgcatcatatatatTGCATAAtatcatatcattattgcatgcaacacCTTATTTCTTCAAATGATACACGAAACAAAgtaagcacagttatcagacaaatcagaaaaatgctgacgggagttcagtacatagacagacatggtattgagacacagaatgggCCAGAAAACAAGAGTTACAtgagtatagtgtgtaggaaagtaatgATCATAAAACTACCTTCCTAgtggaaagtgcctaaaactcacataaactgcaaaattcagcaaaaatcagcttttAGACAACTTAATATTAGGCAGaattatggttaaatggtccaggatactttcctaagtgtcaggaATCAAAAcggtcacaaaaggtaacataaagcacactaaactgcgtagtttagcaccttaatgaaccggtaaccaaccgaacaaccggacactatccgaaacaccaaattttcactagaagtaTTGTTTCATCATTTCCGAGCTAGTAATGGTCCCCGatcatcataacacactatataacatcataACAACTAAACACCCTAACTAAATCACTTAGATTTCAACTATAACCTTAACTTACCATTACAGGCTAGCCTATGCCCCCCCTCCTATTCACGGCTACACAAGGGGTGGCCCACCTTGGATATTCTTTGATTGTTTAATAGATCATGTTTAGTCTTTTATAAACATATTACACATGAGATAACATTGTGTTGGAGAATTATATAATTAACCATGAGTTCATCATAACCTTCATTCCTTCACAACACTTCACACCTACATTTCTCCTTCTCCTTCCTCTAGTCAcggccgagatcaccaccaccccTACCATCAACTTCACTTCATTTTCATCCAATTTCCAAGTGATCACAAGGTGTAAGAAGCTTGTTTAAGGAGCTAGGAGCCATTGGGAAGTGAAGGACCTCTTGCAAGTGCTATTAACCACCaagttcatcatcttcatcttcttgaacatcatccctagccttgtgctagtagtaagacctTCTTAATCTCATTTTACATCTTGTtaagttggttaaaagatgatacaagtaactaatcatgaagaacactaaagacCAAGAACATAATCTTTAACATAAGACTAAAAAATCATGATGATCTATGTTGTTTAAGTGTTATTATgcttct contains the following coding sequences:
- the LOC110888369 gene encoding protein FAR-RED IMPAIRED RESPONSE 1-like, with protein sequence MEHMSGLMRTTSRSESENHFFGQVCNSKATLVEFMTHFETAIEAQRHTHPELIGVMDCINQRYEDQPDGFVKFYVNDFQQLCTSLFEVMFRKSDCTCSCSCRRFEQFGLLCRHIFYVLRLMDIREFPKQYILNRWRKEASPNCSPEFSISREYMTELDPDVQSMMRDIIYSTEYTLNRLSGNKEELSLYKDHV